One Notolabrus celidotus isolate fNotCel1 chromosome 18, fNotCel1.pri, whole genome shotgun sequence DNA window includes the following coding sequences:
- the LOC117830327 gene encoding phenylethanolamine N-methyltransferase, with translation MEDKGTETGVAAMAACYQRFDPAAYLQYNYTPPRADFERKDSIVPWKLACLHRAFTEGDVSGELLVDIGSGPTLYQVLSGCEVFNQVLLTDFLEVNRQELKHWLQDEGGCSLDWTPYLQHVCKLEGRRPSAWTEKAAKLRQVITDILPIDVHRPQPLASDALPSEGADCLVSCFCLESVSPDLPAFNRALGHIGRLLRPGGHLLLIGALGESYYFGGPGVKIPVVPLNEAQVCASLNESGFTLIRLEVYTLPQDMRVGVDDVSGVFFAKARKD, from the exons ATGGAAGACAAAGGGACAGAAACAGGAGTAGCAGCCATGGCAGCTTGCTATCAGAGATTTGATCCTGCAGCGTATTTGCAGTATAACTACACTCCACCACGGGCAGATTTTGAGAGGAAGGACAGCATTGTGCCGTGGAAACTGGCATGTCTGCACAGAGCTTTCACTGAAG GCGATGTGAGTGGTGAGCTACTGGTAGACATAGGATCAGGTCCTACTCTCTACCAGGTGCTGAGCGGCTGTGAGGTCTTCAACCAGGTCCTCCTCACAGACTTCCTGGAGGTCAACCGGCAGGAACTGAAGCACTGGCTCCAGGATGAAGGAGGCTGCAGTCTGGACTGGACACCCTATCTGCAGCATGTCTGCAAGCTGGAGGGACGACG ACCCTCAGCATGGACAGAGAAAGCTGCCAAACTACGTCAGGTCATCACCGACATCCTCCCCATCGACGTGCACCGCCCTCAGCCTCTGGCTAGCGATGCCCTTCCCTCTGAAGGGGCAGACTGTCTTGTGTCCTGCTTCTGCCTGGAGAGCGTCAGCCCTGACCTGCCTGCCTTCAACCGGGCCCTGGGCCACATTGGGAGGCTCCTGCGGCCTGGTGGCCACCTCCTGCTTATTGGGGCCCTCGGAGAGAGTTACTACTTTGGGGGGCCCGGGGTTAAGATCCCAGTTGTCCCACTGAACGAGGCCCAAGTCTGTGCTAGTTTGAATGAAAGTGGTTTCACCCTAATCAGGCTGGAGGTTTATACACTGCCCCAGGACATGAGGGTGGGGGTGGATGATGTCAGCGGGGTGTTTTTTGCAAAGGCAAGGAAGGATTAA